The Devosia sp. SD17-2 genome includes a region encoding these proteins:
- a CDS encoding Na/Pi cotransporter family protein, giving the protein MHSTIQLIDLLGAAALLLWGLRLIKTGVMRAFGASLRHWIAKGTGNRVWAALSGFMATLALQSSTATAVITASFAANGSIQPRMAQAVMLGANVGTAIAAVILSLDVHWFSSVMMLAGVTLFSLSPDARGKGLGRAFLGLGLMLLALQLVGNITGPLRESEVMIAVLTGLGEAPVFALILAAGLAFLATSSLAVVLFVAMLGQAGILPAALGIVLVAGANLGGAIPPFLAVLREGYEGRRLTLANLAVRAIGALALTALSVPLARLLSGIFTDVGTLAIATHVGFSVVLLIVFLPLIGPVGKLAALAIPAPEQPERGVRYLDESALDTPTIALAAAAREALRVSDIVLNMLNASLANLRKPAPAARRTIAGLDDDVDRLQHAIKLYLSRLDNGDLDAEESERATEIISYAINLEHVGDMVEGGLNEGIAKLAKRQVKFSAEGFAEIVALYEKTIANMQLSQTVFMTRDPVLARQLVAAKVEVRRLESLSAKAHLLRVRQRVPAAMETSSVHLDMLRDLKRINAHLASVAYPILETKGELDESRLRDAPDLEPHRVEK; this is encoded by the coding sequence ATGCATTCCACAATTCAGCTGATTGACCTGCTTGGTGCCGCAGCGCTTCTGCTCTGGGGCCTGCGGCTGATCAAAACCGGGGTGATGCGGGCCTTCGGGGCTTCGCTGCGCCATTGGATTGCCAAGGGCACGGGCAATCGCGTGTGGGCGGCGCTGAGCGGGTTCATGGCGACCCTGGCGCTGCAATCGAGCACGGCGACGGCTGTCATCACTGCGTCCTTTGCCGCCAATGGCTCGATCCAGCCGCGCATGGCGCAGGCGGTGATGCTGGGCGCCAATGTGGGCACGGCCATCGCGGCGGTAATCCTCTCGCTCGATGTGCACTGGTTTTCCTCGGTGATGATGCTGGCCGGGGTGACGCTGTTCTCCCTGAGCCCGGATGCGCGCGGCAAGGGGCTGGGGCGGGCCTTTCTGGGGCTCGGGCTGATGCTGCTGGCGCTGCAGCTGGTGGGCAATATCACCGGGCCGCTGCGCGAGTCCGAGGTGATGATCGCTGTGCTGACCGGGCTCGGCGAGGCGCCGGTATTTGCGCTGATCCTGGCGGCGGGGCTGGCGTTCCTTGCGACTTCGAGCCTGGCGGTGGTGCTGTTCGTCGCCATGCTGGGGCAGGCGGGCATTTTGCCGGCGGCGCTCGGAATTGTGCTGGTGGCGGGGGCAAATCTGGGCGGGGCGATCCCGCCGTTTCTGGCGGTGCTGCGGGAGGGATATGAAGGGCGGCGCCTTACGCTGGCGAACCTTGCTGTGCGGGCGATCGGTGCCTTGGCGTTGACGGCGCTGTCGGTGCCGCTGGCGCGCTTGCTCTCGGGAATTTTTACCGATGTCGGCACGCTGGCGATTGCTACCCATGTAGGGTTCAGCGTCGTGCTGCTCATTGTGTTCCTGCCGTTGATCGGGCCGGTGGGCAAGCTTGCGGCATTGGCCATTCCGGCGCCAGAGCAGCCCGAGCGCGGGGTGCGCTATCTCGATGAATCGGCGCTCGATACGCCCACGATTGCCCTGGCGGCGGCGGCGCGCGAGGCGCTGCGGGTCAGCGATATCGTGCTCAATATGCTGAACGCCAGCCTTGCCAATCTGCGCAAGCCAGCGCCGGCGGCGCGGCGGACCATTGCCGGGCTCGACGACGACGTCGACCGCCTTCAGCACGCGATCAAACTCTATCTCAGCCGGCTCGACAATGGCGATCTCGACGCAGAAGAGTCCGAGCGGGCCACCGAGATCATCAGCTACGCCATCAATCTCGAGCATGTGGGCGACATGGTCGAGGGCGGGCTTAACGAGGGGATCGCCAAGCTGGCCAAGCGGCAGGTGAAATTCTCCGCCGAAGGTTTTGCCGAAATCGTTGCGCTTTACGAAAAGACCATCGCCAATATGCAGCTCAGCCAGACGGTGTTCATGACCAGGGACCCGGTGCTGGCCCGGCAATTGGTGGCAGCAAAGGTCGAGGTGCGGCGGCTGGAATCCCTGTCGGCCAAGGCGCATCTCCTGAGGGTACGTCAGCGTGTGCCGGCGGCGATGGAGACCAGCTCGGTGCATCTCGACATGCTGCGCGACCTCAAGCGTATCAACGCGCATCTGGCCTCGGTGGCCTATCCCATTCTCGAAACCAAGGGCGAGCTCGACGAGAGTCGGCTGCGCGATGCGCCGGACCTCGAGCCGCACCGGGTAGAAAAATAA
- a CDS encoding inositol monophosphatase, with amino-acid sequence MDYQPVLADMVAVAREAGALTQGYFEKFRDIEIGIKGPADFVSDADKNSELLIRKYLFERYPGWSFTGEEFDPVEKDSEHRWLVDPIDGTTNFINGMEYTISIALRRGNETVCGALFNPVNGEMFTAIKGQGAFCNGEKLSVSKRTDVGLFNIGTGLATPGLFTHEGFYARLDALRAKVGAVRIVGSSANSCAFVALGRLTGYFEESGIVDWAVGVLLVEEAGGVVSDWWGRGPEFYERTGCVIAANPATHAFLIEMLKDAPRKDPR; translated from the coding sequence ATGGATTACCAGCCGGTACTGGCGGACATGGTTGCAGTCGCGCGCGAGGCCGGGGCGCTGACGCAGGGCTATTTCGAGAAGTTTCGGGACATCGAGATCGGCATCAAGGGACCGGCCGATTTCGTCTCCGATGCGGACAAGAACAGCGAGCTGCTCATTCGCAAATATCTCTTCGAGCGCTATCCCGGCTGGAGTTTTACCGGTGAGGAATTCGATCCGGTGGAGAAAGACAGCGAGCACCGCTGGCTGGTCGACCCGATCGATGGCACCACCAATTTCATCAATGGGATGGAGTACACGATCTCGATCGCGCTGCGGCGCGGCAATGAGACGGTGTGCGGGGCGCTGTTCAATCCGGTGAACGGGGAAATGTTCACGGCCATCAAGGGGCAGGGCGCGTTCTGCAATGGCGAAAAACTCTCGGTGAGCAAACGCACAGATGTGGGGCTCTTCAATATCGGCACGGGACTGGCGACGCCGGGGCTGTTCACTCATGAAGGGTTTTACGCGCGGCTCGATGCGCTGCGGGCGAAGGTGGGGGCGGTGCGGATTGTGGGGAGCTCGGCCAATAGCTGCGCCTTCGTGGCGCTGGGCCGGCTGACCGGGTATTTTGAAGAAAGCGGCATCGTCGACTGGGCGGTGGGCGTCTTGCTGGTCGAGGAGGCAGGCGGCGTGGTGAGTGATTGGTGGGGGCGCGGGCCGGAATTTTATGAGCGCACGGGGTGCGTGATCGCGGCCAATCCGGCGACGCACGCGTTTCTCATCGAGATGCTGAAGGATGCGCCGCGGAAGGATCCGAGGTAG
- a CDS encoding glycerophosphodiester phosphodiesterase family protein, giving the protein MSAPLYLTRNAHRTWLKWHRGRRRASDPVFTGARILEAMQLGASVEIDLVIHADRGFAVLHDKTLERETTGSGRVVDTHASQLRTLHLRAEDGTPIPDHVMLLEDLSALLAEHQPHPEALLQLDFKEDLSALDPIAVANFASAVAPIAKSLILSGGDADAIALLAANTPGLRTGYDPCYGASLARLQATGDFATFTADALTAAADAEMIYLHYGLILEADRAGFDIIAALHADHRRVDAWTIKTADDTTKPAIDRLLDLRVDQITTDDPEGVLEMMGSR; this is encoded by the coding sequence ATGTCCGCCCCGCTCTACCTCACCCGCAACGCCCACCGCACTTGGCTCAAATGGCATCGCGGCCGTCGCCGCGCCTCCGATCCAGTCTTCACCGGCGCCCGCATTCTGGAAGCCATGCAGCTCGGCGCCAGTGTCGAGATCGACCTCGTCATTCATGCCGACCGCGGTTTTGCCGTGCTCCACGACAAGACGCTCGAACGCGAAACCACCGGCAGCGGACGGGTCGTCGATACCCACGCCTCCCAGCTGCGCACCCTGCACCTCCGCGCTGAAGACGGCACGCCCATCCCCGACCACGTCATGCTGCTGGAAGATCTCTCTGCGCTTCTGGCCGAGCACCAGCCTCATCCCGAGGCGCTGCTCCAGCTCGATTTCAAGGAAGATCTTTCCGCGCTCGACCCCATCGCGGTCGCCAATTTTGCCAGCGCCGTGGCCCCGATCGCCAAATCCCTCATCCTCTCGGGCGGCGATGCAGACGCCATCGCCCTGCTCGCCGCAAACACCCCCGGCCTCCGCACCGGCTACGACCCCTGCTACGGCGCCTCCCTCGCCCGCCTGCAGGCCACTGGCGATTTCGCGACCTTCACCGCCGACGCGCTCACCGCCGCCGCGGACGCCGAAATGATCTACCTGCACTACGGTCTGATCCTCGAAGCCGACCGCGCCGGTTTCGACATCATCGCCGCCCTCCACGCCGACCACCGCCGCGTCGACGCCTGGACCATCAAAACCGCCGACGACACCACAAAACCCGCCATCGACAGGCTTCTGGACCTCCGCGTCGATCAAATCACCACCGACGACCCCGAGGGCGTTCTTGAGATGATGGGGAGTAGGTAG
- a CDS encoding ABC transporter ATP-binding protein — MSVLKIKDVTKIFANGAVRAVDTFSLDVADGELVCLLGPSGSGKSTLLRMVGGFERPSSGEITIDGEDITHLPPEKRPTGMVFQSHALWTHMDVFKNLAFGLKLRRLPAAEIKQRVEAVLELVGLAGYGSRRVTQLSGGQQQRVALARSLVLEPKILLLDEPFASLDQHLRERLREEVRDIQQRLKITTLFVTHGQDEALSMADRIVVMRDGRTEQIDRPDVVYRDPQTPFVAGFIGTMNLIEGVVANGMFTRDSFTTLLALPDGPATLAIRPEALDLVAAEPGQAKIHRVTDFGTHGLVDLALPDGTRLKTMVSHPDLFATGQGVTLTPRAVAVYRHDQQIFRSAQDSKSPALAQG; from the coding sequence ATGTCCGTACTGAAGATCAAAGACGTCACCAAAATCTTCGCCAACGGCGCCGTCCGGGCGGTCGACACCTTCTCCCTCGACGTAGCCGATGGCGAGCTTGTCTGCCTGCTCGGCCCATCCGGCTCGGGCAAATCCACCCTGCTGCGCATGGTCGGCGGCTTTGAGCGCCCCTCTTCGGGCGAAATCACCATCGATGGCGAGGACATCACCCACCTGCCGCCGGAAAAGCGCCCCACCGGCATGGTGTTCCAGAGCCACGCGCTCTGGACCCATATGGATGTATTCAAGAACCTCGCCTTTGGCTTGAAACTCCGCCGTCTCCCCGCCGCCGAAATCAAGCAAAGGGTGGAAGCGGTCCTCGAACTCGTGGGTCTTGCGGGCTACGGCAGCCGCCGCGTCACTCAGCTGTCCGGTGGCCAGCAGCAGCGCGTCGCCCTCGCCCGCTCGCTCGTGCTCGAGCCCAAAATCCTACTGCTCGACGAGCCCTTTGCCAGCCTTGACCAGCACCTGCGTGAGCGTCTTCGCGAGGAAGTCCGCGACATCCAGCAGCGCCTGAAAATTACCACGCTCTTTGTCACCCACGGCCAGGATGAGGCTCTCTCCATGGCCGACCGCATCGTGGTCATGCGCGATGGCCGCACCGAACAGATCGACCGCCCGGACGTCGTCTATCGCGATCCGCAGACCCCGTTCGTCGCAGGTTTCATCGGCACCATGAACCTCATCGAAGGCGTGGTCGCCAATGGCATGTTCACCCGCGACAGTTTTACCACGCTCCTCGCCCTGCCCGACGGACCGGCCACGCTCGCAATCCGCCCCGAAGCGCTCGACCTCGTCGCCGCCGAACCGGGCCAGGCCAAAATCCACCGCGTGACCGATTTCGGCACCCACGGCCTTGTCGACCTCGCCCTGCCCGACGGCACCCGCCTCAAGACCATGGTCTCCCACCCCGACCTCTTCGCCACCGGCCAAGGCGTCACTCTCACCCCCCGCGCCGTCGCCGTCTACCGCCACGACCAACAGATCTTTCGGAGCGCCCAGGACAGCAAATCTCCTGCGCTAGCGCAGGGATGA